The genomic stretch CGTCGGGGCTCCCGTCCTTCAGGGAGTAGGCCTGGAGGTAGACGTCCTTCGCCTTCGCCTTCAACTCACTGATGATGTTGGCGGCGCCCGCGTGTCCGGGGTCCGCCTGCAGCGCCTTGCGCGAGTAGTCCATGGCGCGGCCCCACTGCCCCGCCGCCTTCGCCGCGGTGGCGCCCTTGTAGAAGATGGTGGCCGCCCGCGTGCCCGCGTTGCGCGCCATCTTGCTGGGACGGCCGCCGGTGATGTCCTTGTCCAGCGACATCAGCTTCGACAGGCCCCGGGCGTCCAGGTCCTCCAGCCGCTTGTAGAGGTTGCCGAACTCCGTCACCTGCCCGAGCACCTTCTTGCACTGCGGCGTGCGCGCCATGCACGCGTTGAGGATGGCCACAGCGCCGGACATGTCGCCGTCGCGGAAGCGGTCAACGGCGGGCTCCCACGGCTTGGGGGCCGGCCCCTGGACCACGGGCCTGGGCGTGTCACGGACGATGATGGCCTGCGCCGCCTGCTCGTTGATGAGCTTGGCGTCGCGGTGCTCCGGGAAGGCCACCAGGATGTCGTCGGTGATGGCCTTGGCCATGTCGAGCTGATTCTCATCCAGCAGCTTGCGCGCCTCGCGCGTTCGCACGTCCGCGGACTCCGACAGCGCGCGCTTCGTCGCGTTCACCTGCTCGTAGAGGAACTGGCTCTCACCCGCGCTGGCCAGCAACGTGCCGGCCTTGCCCAGCTCCTTCTTCGCCAGGGCCTCCTTGGCCGCCGTCAGCTTCTCCTGGACGGGAATCTCCCGCGCGGCGTGCCCGAGGTAGTCCGCCACGCCCGGGTACTCCGGGGCCTCGGCCTGGAGCTCCTCCAGCTTCGCCTTCGCTTCGACCCACTTGCCCTCGCGCACCAGGTTCTTGGCGTCCTGGAACAGGCTGCCCAGCCGCTCCCGGTAGTTCTTGCCCTGACGGGCTTCTTCCGCGGCGACCGCCTGCTGCTTCTGGACGTTCATCCGCACCACGCCCAGGCCCGCGAACAGCACCACCACCGCGCCCGCCACCCCCAGCGTGATGAGCTTCTTCTTCTTCAGCTCCTCGGGGGTAGGCGCCGTGGCCGCCGTCGCGCGCGCACTGCGCACGCGGCCACCTTCGACGCGAGGCCCCGGACGGGGCGGCACCGCGCCGCGGCTGCCAGAGGCCGCCGGACGAGGACGCGGACCGGGGGCCGGCGCGCCGACCATCATCGTGGAGTTGGCCACGTCCTCGAAGCGCAGCTCCGTGTCGCCCAACGTGATGACGTCACCGTTGGCCAGCGGCGTCTCCTCGTTGATGACGTCGCCGTTGACGAGCGTTCCGTTACCGGAGCCCAGGTCGCTCACCGCCCAGCCCGCTCCCGACTTCCGCACCATGACGTGCTTGCGGGACACGGAGGTGTCCGGGATGCAGATGGCGTTATCGGTCGCTCGACCGATGACGTACTCCTCCTCGGACAGGGCAAACTCCTCACCATCCTTGGGGCCAGCGATGCAAATGAGCCGGGCTGCGGCGGAGACGGGGGCAGGCGCGGGCCGGGCGGACGTCCTGCGCACGGCGGGACGGGACCCGGTCCCACCCGAGGGCGCCCCAGAAGGGGGCCGGCGGCGTGCCGGAGGGGAACCGTTGGACATGCGAATCACCGACTTCCTGTCGAAGTGAGCACGCGCCTACAGCTCGTGCTCGTAAGCCAACTGCAAACCTAGATTGTGGCAGCGATGCTCGGCCGTAGGGAAGCGTCGACCCATTTCCTGCAACGCGGCCCGAGCCGTCCGCGCATTCCGGTACTGTACGCTGCGTTGGAAATCGAGCATCAGCTGGCTGCACTTGTGGTCCAGCTCGGTTGCAACCTGGCCGAGTTGGAAACGCACGTCCTGATAGATGTCAGGCTTGGTGTCCAGTGCCTCCAGCGTCACCCAAGCGAAGCGGTACTGCTGCCACGCCTTGAAGAGGTTCTCCGCGCCGACGTCGCGCGACTCATAGAAACTGGCGCCCGCGGCCACGTACTGACGCGCCTTGGTCAAGAGCTCGTCTTGCGGCAGCTCCGGCACCGGGATGATTTCCAGGCGCAGGTTCCACACGCGCCAGGTGTCCCGCCCCGGTGGGTTGCGGACATTGTCGAAGACGATGGAGTTGAGCTCGCCCCGCTTCAACGCGGAGGGCGGGAGAATCTGCTCCAGCCCGCGCTCCGTCACCGCATTCACGTCCGGCGGCACCCAGCCCACGTCCACGCCGTTGACGACCAGCGCCACCTCCTCCTTGGAGATGCCACTGGCCATGTAGTGGACCACGGCCACCGCCCGCGTCGGAGTGACGAACTGGAAGGCGAACGACTTGTGGTCCGGGTTCTCCCACGTCACGCCCTCACCCACCCCGAACGAGTCTGAAATCACCTCGAAGCCCAGGTCCTCCGGCTCCACGCCGGACGCCCGGCCTTCGCTCTTGGGCATGAAGAAGACGGCCAGCACGCCCACCAGCGCCAACACCAGGCCGCTTCCAACCGCGCCCACGCCCAGACGCGCTGGCTTCGACAGCTGCCCCCACCACAGGAGCAGCTTGCCCGCCTGACTGCCCGCGAGCTCCCGGCGACGGCGTGCGCGCTCCGCCGCCGTCTGCCCCGCGCCGGGCTCGGCCTTCGCCACGGCGGCGGTGCCCGGACGCACCGGAGCCACCGCGGGCTGCTGTGCGGTGGGATAACCCTCCGGCAGCACGATGCCGGACGCGGCGGGAATCGGGTCGTTGAGACGGATGGGACGGGTGGCGTCCGGGTCGAGCGCTGGGACAGGGTCGCCCCGGCGGATGGGCCGCGTGGCGTCCTCGTCCCCTTCCGGCGGCACCCAGACGAAGGTGAACTCGACGGGGCCCACGCCAATCTTGTCCCCATCCCGCAGCTGCTGCTCACCCGACAGCAGCCCACCGTTGAGCACGGTGCCATTCGAGCTGCCCATGTCCGCGACGAAGTACTTGTCGCCGCGAAGCACGATGCGCGCGTGCCTGCGTGACACGCCGTGGTCGTGCAGCACCAGGTCGTTCTCCGAGGTGCGGCCGATGTTGACCTCGGCCGCCTCGAAGGTGAGCTCCCGTCCCTGCTGGAGCCCCTGGGTGATGGTCAGGAGGATGGGCACGGGGCGCTACCCCGCGACGTTTCCGAACATGAACTGGAACACGATGGGCCCGAACAGCACCATGAACACCGTGGGGAAGATGCACGCGATGAGCGGGAAGAGCATCTTCACCGGCGCCTCACCGGCCAGCTTCTCCGCGCGCTGGGTGCGGTCGATGCGCATCTGCGTGGACTGGATGCGCAGCACCTTGCCCAAGCTGGTCCCCATCTTGTCCGCCTGGATGAGCGCGGTGACGAAGGTGGTCAGCGGCGGCAGGTCCACGCGGACAATCATGCTCTTGAGGCCCTCTTCACGCGTCTTGCCCATCTTCAGCTGCTTGAGCACCAGTTGCAGTTCCTCGCGCAGCGGACCGGCCTTGCCCTTCTCCACCACCTTGGCCAGTGCCGCGGTGAAGTCCAGGCCGGCTTCCACCGACAGCGTCAGCAGGTCCAGGCTGTAGGGCAGCGCGCGGCTGATGAGCAGGTGGCGCTTCTTCACCTGGTCGTTCAGCCACATCAGCGGGTAGTACATGCCGAAGAGCAGGAACAGCGGCGACCACACCAGGCTCACGCCGAAGCCGTTGAGCAGGATGAGGCCCATGATGAGGCCCATCACCGCGCTGACTTCCTGCAGCGCCATGATGTCCTCGGGCTTGTACGCCTGCGGCTCGCCCGCCTTGATGAGGTTGCGGCGCGCCTTGGCCTCGTAGCCGGGCCACATGAAGCGGCGGTTCATCGCGCCCAGGCGGCGGATGGCCACCGAGCCGAAGCCCTTCATGCCGCCCGTGGACTCGTCACGGACCTCCGACAGGAAGCGCTCCAGCATCGTCTGGTACAGCCCCAGGCCCAGGAAACCCACGGCGCCCGCGAAGAGGAGCGCCGAGCTGCCGATCAACATTGGCGTCAGGACATCGTCCACGGTGCACCTCTCAGATATCGATGTTGACGATGCGCCGGATGATGAGGATGCCCATCACTTCCATGATGGCGATGATGATCACGAGGATCCAACCGAAGATGTGGTCCATCATCGGCTCCATCAGGTCGGGCCGCATGTAGTTGAGCACCATGCCGAGCACACCGGGCATCGCCGCGACGATCCACCCCTGCAGCTTGCCCTGCGAGGTGAGCGCGTCGATCTTGCCCTCTAGACGGAAGCGCTCGCGGATCACCGTGGAGATCGTCTCGAACATCTCGGCCATGTTGCCGCCGAGCTGACGGGCGATGTTGGTGGACACGACGACCAGCTCCAGGTCGTCACTGCCCACGCGGCGGCCCATGTTGATGAGCGCCTCCTCCAGCGGAACACCCAGCTTCACTTCCTTCACGAAGAGCCCGAACTCCTGCGACAGCGGCGGCATCGCCTCGCGCGCCACGTGCTCGATGGCCTGGGGGAACGTGAGACCGGCCTTGAAGGCGTTGGCCATGGCCTGCAGCGCGTCCACCAACTGCACGTTGAACTTCTTGATGCGCCGCTTCCGGTAGTGCTTGACCATCAGCATCGGCAGGAAGAAGCCGAACACCGTGGCCACCACCGCCAGGATGGGGTTGAAGATGATGTACGACAGGATCCCCAACAAGCACATGCACGCGATGTTGAGGATCAACATCTGGCGTGGATCGATGAAGAGGAACATGTCGCTCAAGTCGTTCATCGACTTGGCGACGTAGCGCTCCTGGTACTGCTCATACGCCTTCGACAGGACGCTGAAGATCACCAGGCTGAAGAAGAAGACCGAGCCGGTGACGAGGAGGAGGACGATTCCAGCAAGCATGTGCGCGCTTCCCTAAGAGCGAGGGTGGACGACGCACGCCATCACGGCGCGCCAGCGCCCGCGGCCCGCTCGGCACCGCCCTTGATGATTTGGATGATTTCGCGGCGCTTCTGCTCCAGCACGCGGGTGCGCTCACCCGACAGCAGCGTGCTGATGGTCGCGCGGCCACGCTCCTCGATGAGGTCCACGTCGTCCTCGTTGCGGAGGCTGAGCGTCAGCTGGCCGAGCTCCACCGCGAGCACCAGGATTTCGGCCTCTTCCGGCAGCACCATCAGCGAGATGTTGTTGTACTCGCGCTGGTTCTCCGGGATGAGGTTCACGTTGGTGGTACCGGTGATCTTGCCCGTGGCCACCACGATGACGTTCTGAAGCAGCGTCACGGCGACGTTCTCGTCCGTCTGCGGGTCGCGGAAGGTGCCAATGACGTCCACGTGGTCATTGGGGCGAATCCAGCCGCCCACCGACGTGGTGTGCTTCGCCTCGATGGTGAGGGCGCGCGCCTTCTTCTGCACCTTCGACGACAGCCGCTCGGCGGCCTTGGTCGTCTCGAACTGGCTCCACAGCAGCGGATCACCCGCCTGCAGCGCGACCAGCACCTTCTGGTTCACGATGTAGGTCGCGGAGTCCGGACGCACCACGGAGGACGTCACGAACTGCTCCGGCACGGAGCGCTGGGAGATCATCTCGAAGGTGATGACCGTGCCTTCAGGGACGTCCTGCGCCGCCACGACGACGGGCACCAGGTTCCATCCGCGGCGGACATCCGCCTCCTTCTTCTTGATGGCGGAATACGCGATGACGCCGGCCAACAGGCCCAGCACAAGCGCGACGACGAGCGGAGTCTTGCCCTTCAGCATGGTTCAGAAACCTCCAGAACGGGGGGGAGCCGTTCGGCGGCGATGATGGAGTCCGAAGTGGAGTCCAGAGCAGGTGTTGGAATACAGTGCAGTGCAATCAGCGAATGGCGCGCGATGTTAGCCGTGTGATACACCGGGTGTCAAAACCACCTCTCGCGACAGCTCTGTATCGCGCGCAATCCGGGACCTGACGTCGTACCGCGTCAGAGGTCGTCGATGGCGTCGCGGTCCGGTGTCGTCAGGCCACGGCCCTCGGTGATGCTGTAGAGGGCGTTCTGCACCACGCCCACGTCATCGGAGCTGTCGATGACCTTCCCCTCGAGGAGCCGCAACAGTTCCTGCAGCGCGTCATCCGACGTGACGGGGCCGACCGCGTAGGTCATGTACTGGTTGGAGGGGTCCCGCTCCTCGTTCAGGCAGTACATGTAGAGGGGAACGATATAGGCGTTCTCCTCCACCCCGCCGTCCGGGGTACCGGCATCGTCCCGCCCGCCGGGCCCCGGGGGGGTGGGCGGAACGACGAGGATGGTGCGCTCGATGAGCAGGCCGTTCTGGCCGCGTCCCTCGGACGTGGACACGACGACGAGCCCCGGAGGGAACGTCACCTGGACAGGCGCCCCCGTGTCGTTGCGCAGGGGCACGCAGACGCGGACATAGGCGCCCGAGCCCTGTGACTCCACACTGGCGTTCTCGCACTCGCCGGAGACCTCGTCGGCGCCGCGAAGGGTGCCGGCGAAGCTGACGCCCTCGGGGAGGGAGAAGGGCGTGCCCTGCGGCGCGCCGTCGTCCTCGCCCAGGCCGGGGCGGAAGACATTCACGCCCGCGTCGAACCCGTTGGAGGGCGGCGGCGGATTGTTGCCGCCTCCGCCGTCGCATGCCAGTACCCCTGCCCCGACCGCCGCCGCGACAACCATCCACTTCCATGCCGCCTGCGCCATTGCGCGCTCCTTCCGTCAATCCAGGACGACCCACCGGCCGGGACCGCCGCGTCATGAGGTCTGGCGAGACTGGCCGAGTCTCAAGGCACCCGCAACCTTGCTGAGAGCGCGAGGTGTCAGGGAGTGGGCGGAAACGCGGGCTGCGCGGGCGGCGGGAGGTCCGGATTGTACAGGCCTCGCAGCACCAGCGTTGCCCCCTGGTCATCCTTGAGGAGCGCCGGCTGGCCCTGGTGGAGCCCTACCAGCCGCACCGTGAAGCCCACGCCATCCGGCGTCACGTGCACCGCGAGTTGCCCCGGGACGAGCGGGTCCGGCACCGCGCTCTCGGAGGGCAGCCAGGCGACCTGGGGATGAACGGGGAGGAAGGCGCGCGTGTACACCCGCACCTCGCTGGCGCCGGACTTCTGGAGCGCGGCGCGCCACGCGTCCTGCGACTGAGGTGTCTCTCCATGTGACTGGAGCTCGTGCACCATCAGCAGGTGGACGCGCCGGGCCACGCGGAGCAGCTCCAGGTTGGCCGCCACATCGGAGCGGGACTGCTCCAGCCCTTGCGGACGACCACCGGCGAGCGTGGCCATGACGCCCAGGAGGATGACGCCGGAGGCCCACATCGGCGCGGACCGGCCTCGCACCAGTTCCCAGCTCAGGCGCGCCGTGCCCACCGCCGCCAGCAACGAACCGGCCAGCACCAGCCAGCGCGGCGCCGCGCCCGCGTGGAAGGGCTGATTCAAGGCCTGCGTCAGGTGCGTCCACTCGGGCACGGACGCCACGCCCACGCCCACGGCGAAGGCGACGAACAAGACGGCGTGCACCAGCCGCAGACCCAGCGGGGACGGCTGCCCCACCTCACTGCTTGCCGTCACGGGAAAGGCAGGTTCAGCACGAAGTAGAAGGAGTCGTAATAAATCTGGTACGCCTCCATGAACAGGTCGATGACGTTGGACTGCTTGTCCTCCGTCCAGCGGACCTTCACCGACGCGCCGACGATGAGCGCGACGACGAGAATCCAGTTCAGGAGCGAGTACTCCAGCATGGCCTGCCCGCGACGGTTACGGGCGCGGGGACGCAGCGTCTTCGGGTGGTTCACGGCGTGTCCTCAGAGGTGTCGTGTCCGTGCCCGTCATCCGCGTCGCCGGGCAGGTCATCGAGTATAGCATCCGCGTACTCCAGCTTGATCTTCGGTGCGTCTGGAGCGGGGATGCGCATGCGGGGCTTGGCGTCGATTCCGTACTCCGCCACTTCCATGGCGTGCCCGATGCCGGGAATCTCAATCTTGGCCAGGTTCAGCAGCGGAATCTCACGGCTGAGCCACATCCGCTTGATGACGGTGTTCTTCATGACGACCTCGACGGGGACGGCCGCCACGGTGCCTGCCAGCGTCATCAACCGGGACTCCTTGCCCGAGCGCGTCGTGGGCTTCACGCCCTTGGGCAGCGGCGCTTGCTTCTCCGGCGGCGCGGCCTGAGCCTTCTTCGCGTCCGCCTCCTGCTGCTTGAGCACGTGCTGGAGCGCCTCGTCCGAATACTCCTGGGGCTGGCCGAAGCCCGTGCCGATGTAGAGGCGGGAGATGGCGTCATAGCGAATCTCGTCGCCCTCCCGGGCCACCAGCATGCGCATCTGCGCGAGCGGCGACTTCATGGCCGGATGGGTACCCGCCTCCATCTCCACCCACACCGCGTCCCGGCCCTCCTTGTCCTTCTCCTCACCCACCACCGCCAGGCGCCAGTAGTAGACGCGCAGGCCGCCTCCGTTGAAGCGGTACGTCACCCAGTCGCCCAGTCGGGCCGGACGGGCGCCGCGGGACATGTGCTGAACCAGCTCCCGCGCGGGATTCGCCTCCACGCGGACTGGAAACGCCAGCACCAATGCCGCCACCACGAGCAGGGCCCTCACTTCGCGCCCTCCTTCTTCTGGGCCTGGTCCCGCTCGTAGGCCTCGCGGCTCTGGCGCACGGCATCGTCGTTGGGCACCGCGTCCGGACGGTCCGAGCCAATCCACATCTGGACCACCGCGGTGACACCCTCCTCCGCGTGCGACAGCGTCGTCACCACCTGCTCACCCTTGCGGGCGTGCTCCATGGTCAGCTGCGTGCCGCCGCCCATCTTGAGCGCGGACTGCCGCACGGGCGCGTAGCCGCGGCGCTCCAGCTCCGCGTTCACCTGCTGCTGCACCTTCGTCAGCTCTCCCGTCACCAGCGTGGTGCGGCTCTGCGAGCCACCCGGGTCATCCCGCGTGGCCAGGTCCTGGCTGTAGAGCGCGCCTTCCAGCGCTACCAGCCCGGGCGCCGGCTTCTTGGACGGACGCACCCACAAGTCCCGCAGCGCAGTGAAGCCCACCGTCTTGCCCAGGTGCTTGCGCAGCACGACGCCACGCTGAAGCCCCTCGCGGGTATAGAGCGCCGACACCACGCCCTCGTCCTGCATGTCCCCTTCCACCACGGTGGGGTAGCCCTCTTCCTGCCACTTCCGGGCGAAGTAGGCCGCCACCTTCTCCATGGGGTCCGACGTCGTGAAGTACGCGAGGCGGTAGTACTCCCCGCCAATGACCAGGTCATTACCGATACGCGTGTGGATGGTGCCCGGATAGACGGGCAGCTCCTGTTCCGCGGCTGCTGGCGCGGAGGCCAGCAACGCGAACAGGAGCGCCGTCCGGACGGCCCCTACCCTACTCGCAGGGAATCTTGAGGTCTTGCTCGTCATTCTGCGTGGACTCCGGGCGGGCATCCGGGTCGGTCGGGTCATCCGCCATGGCCCGCTTGCACCCCATGTAGAACTCGCCGCGCGCGTTGAAGACCTTGATGTAGTTGCTGTTCGCGTACGTCATCTCGTCACGGAACGGCGCGGTGTCGAAGCAGTTGGGCCGTTCGTGGTCGGTCAGCTTGAGGCTGCGCTTGTGCATGACGTGGAGGCCGCTGCTGGCCTTCGCATCATACTGGGCAAGGCCGGTGCAGTCCCCCTTCTGCGAGGCGCCCACGCCGTAGTTCCGGGACACCACGAAGGTCCCCAGGAAGTTGGGGAGCACCGAGGCGACCACATCCAGGATGGCGCCGATGCCCAGGCTGTCCAACGTGGAGGCGAAGCCCAGGAACACCATCCGGTCCACCTGGCGGTAGAGGCCGTGGGGCTGGCTGAGGGAACCACCGGTATGCTGACCGGCGCGGCGGCCACGGATGATGGCGTCACCGCCGTCCGGCATGTGCCAGCCGTTGGCGTACATGGAGTACTTCGACTTGAGCCGCAGGCTGCCCAGGTCGCGCCCGCCCATCATGTTCTCTTTGAAGAAGCCGCCGTTGCCACCGCTCTTGTCGAGGTACCGCGTCGGCAGGATGGTGTTCTCGTAGTTCATCTCGACTTCGGATTCGACCCAGCCCTTGTTGTTGAAGCCCCACTGGTTCAAAACCCATCCCATGCCGTTGTTCAAGGGGCTGAGGATGGCGCCCGCCAGGCCGCCTCCTTCGCTGGTACTCGGGCGGCTGAGCATCCCGCTTTCGAGAAGCGCGATCTCCTTGTTGGTGATGGTCGCCGTCACGTCCGTGTAGCGGGCAATGAAGTTGCCGCCGGTGCCGTTGGGCTCCACCGAGTCCATGTCCTTGAAGCGCTCGACGAACTCCTCGTGGGCCTCCCGGCGGGCGTCCTCGAAGGCGTCGTCGTGCTTCCCGTTCGCGAAGTCGGAGAGCGCGTAGCTCGTCATCTCCCAGACGGCGTAGCGCGCCGCCTCCTGGAGCTTGAGCTTCGCCCTCACCAACTCCGTGAGGTACATGCTGAACATCAGAATCATCACGAGGAGCGGCACGGAGAGCGCGAACTCGACCGTGGCGGCACCTCTTGAGCGCGAGCGCATTTGGAGACGGGCACGCATGGCAGTCCTCAGTGCGTAATGATCTTCGGGGCAATGCCCTGAAGCGGGCCGGGCAGCGCATCCATCATCTCACCAATCTTCGGCAGTGAGTTGCGGCCCTGGAACACGGACGCCAGACGCGGGCGCCAGTAGGGGTTGAAGAAGTTGGGCTGCTCCGCCCAGTTGCCGGGGCGGTGGTAGTAGGACTGGCCGCGGGAGATGACGTTGAGGCCTTCGACCAGGCCCAGGAACTTCTTCCGGTTGTTCAGCATCTCCAGGCCGTCCGTGTCCGGCGTGAAGGCGAACTTCACCTTGCCTTCGTCGTTGAGCAGCGCGGGCGCGTTGGTGCCGGTACCGTCCTTGTTGTCCCGGTT from Myxococcus xanthus encodes the following:
- a CDS encoding FHA domain-containing protein, translated to MPILLTITQGLQQGRELTFEAAEVNIGRTSENDLVLHDHGVSRRHARIVLRGDKYFVADMGSSNGTVLNGGLLSGEQQLRDGDKIGVGPVEFTFVWVPPEGDEDATRPIRRGDPVPALDPDATRPIRLNDPIPAASGIVLPEGYPTAQQPAVAPVRPGTAAVAKAEPGAGQTAAERARRRRELAGSQAGKLLLWWGQLSKPARLGVGAVGSGLVLALVGVLAVFFMPKSEGRASGVEPEDLGFEVISDSFGVGEGVTWENPDHKSFAFQFVTPTRAVAVVHYMASGISKEEVALVVNGVDVGWVPPDVNAVTERGLEQILPPSALKRGELNSIVFDNVRNPPGRDTWRVWNLRLEIIPVPELPQDELLTKARQYVAAGASFYESRDVGAENLFKAWQQYRFAWVTLEALDTKPDIYQDVRFQLGQVATELDHKCSQLMLDFQRSVQYRNARTARAALQEMGRRFPTAEHRCHNLGLQLAYEHEL
- a CDS encoding TadE/TadG family type IV pilus assembly protein produces the protein MRARLQMRSRSRGAATVEFALSVPLLVMILMFSMYLTELVRAKLKLQEAARYAVWEMTSYALSDFANGKHDDAFEDARREAHEEFVERFKDMDSVEPNGTGGNFIARYTDVTATITNKEIALLESGMLSRPSTSEGGGLAGAILSPLNNGMGWVLNQWGFNNKGWVESEVEMNYENTILPTRYLDKSGGNGGFFKENMMGGRDLGSLRLKSKYSMYANGWHMPDGGDAIIRGRRAGQHTGGSLSQPHGLYRQVDRMVFLGFASTLDSLGIGAILDVVASVLPNFLGTFVVSRNYGVGASQKGDCTGLAQYDAKASSGLHVMHKRSLKLTDHERPNCFDTAPFRDEMTYANSNYIKVFNARGEFYMGCKRAMADDPTDPDARPESTQNDEQDLKIPCE
- a CDS encoding FHA domain-containing protein translates to MIRMSNGSPPARRRPPSGAPSGGTGSRPAVRRTSARPAPAPVSAAARLICIAGPKDGEEFALSEEEYVIGRATDNAICIPDTSVSRKHVMVRKSGAGWAVSDLGSGNGTLVNGDVINEETPLANGDVITLGDTELRFEDVANSTMMVGAPAPGPRPRPAASGSRGAVPPRPGPRVEGGRVRSARATAATAPTPEELKKKKLITLGVAGAVVVLFAGLGVVRMNVQKQQAVAAEEARQGKNYRERLGSLFQDAKNLVREGKWVEAKAKLEELQAEAPEYPGVADYLGHAAREIPVQEKLTAAKEALAKKELGKAGTLLASAGESQFLYEQVNATKRALSESADVRTREARKLLDENQLDMAKAITDDILVAFPEHRDAKLINEQAAQAIIVRDTPRPVVQGPAPKPWEPAVDRFRDGDMSGAVAILNACMARTPQCKKVLGQVTEFGNLYKRLEDLDARGLSKLMSLDKDITGGRPSKMARNAGTRAATIFYKGATAAKAAGQWGRAMDYSRKALQADPGHAGAANIISELKAKAKDVYLQAYSLKDGSPDEALPKFKDVVAMTPPDDEYHEKAKTWVEKLSR
- the cpaB gene encoding Flp pilus assembly protein CpaB, which gives rise to MLKGKTPLVVALVLGLLAGVIAYSAIKKKEADVRRGWNLVPVVVAAQDVPEGTVITFEMISQRSVPEQFVTSSVVRPDSATYIVNQKVLVALQAGDPLLWSQFETTKAAERLSSKVQKKARALTIEAKHTTSVGGWIRPNDHVDVIGTFRDPQTDENVAVTLLQNVIVVATGKITGTTNVNLIPENQREYNNISLMVLPEEAEILVLAVELGQLTLSLRNEDDVDLIEERGRATISTLLSGERTRVLEQKRREIIQIIKGGAERAAGAGAP
- a CDS encoding type II secretion system F family protein, which translates into the protein MDDVLTPMLIGSSALLFAGAVGFLGLGLYQTMLERFLSEVRDESTGGMKGFGSVAIRRLGAMNRRFMWPGYEAKARRNLIKAGEPQAYKPEDIMALQEVSAVMGLIMGLILLNGFGVSLVWSPLFLLFGMYYPLMWLNDQVKKRHLLISRALPYSLDLLTLSVEAGLDFTAALAKVVEKGKAGPLREELQLVLKQLKMGKTREEGLKSMIVRVDLPPLTTFVTALIQADKMGTSLGKVLRIQSTQMRIDRTQRAEKLAGEAPVKMLFPLIACIFPTVFMVLFGPIVFQFMFGNVAG
- a CDS encoding type II secretion system F family protein — protein: MLAGIVLLLVTGSVFFFSLVIFSVLSKAYEQYQERYVAKSMNDLSDMFLFIDPRQMLILNIACMCLLGILSYIIFNPILAVVATVFGFFLPMLMVKHYRKRRIKKFNVQLVDALQAMANAFKAGLTFPQAIEHVAREAMPPLSQEFGLFVKEVKLGVPLEEALINMGRRVGSDDLELVVVSTNIARQLGGNMAEMFETISTVIRERFRLEGKIDALTSQGKLQGWIVAAMPGVLGMVLNYMRPDLMEPMMDHIFGWILVIIIAIMEVMGILIIRRIVNIDI